The following is a genomic window from bacterium.
ACCGCCTGAGCCAGGGGCTGCTGGATCAGCCCGCGGCGCTGCGATACCTGCGCGGGATCGCCTCCGGCCTCGATTACGCGCATGGGCTCGGCGTCGTCCACCGCGACGTCAAGCCCGCCAACGTCTTGCTGGAGACGGACGACACCCCGGTGCTCGCCGATTTCGGCCTCGCCAAGCTGATGCAGGGCTCCTCCCTGAAGTCGATCTCCGGCGTCACCACCGGCACGCCGGCCTACATGAGCCCGGAGCAGGTGACGGGCAGCCAGGTCGGTCCGCCCGCGGATCGCTACTCCCTGGCCACCATCGCCTACGAGATGCTGACGGGAGTCATTCCCTTCGATGGCGAAGGCGTGCTCGAGCTCCTGTACGCGCAGGTGCACCGCGAGCCGCCGCTTCCCAGCGCGCGCAACGCGCGTTTGGGCCCTCGCCTCGATGCGGTCGTGATGCGCGGGCTGGCGAAGGACCCCAATGCGCGGTGGGGGAGCTGCACGGCCTTCGTCGACGCCCTCGCCGCCGCGCTCGCGCAGGCCGCCCCGGCAGCCGTCGAGCAGACGGTGGCGATGGCGCCGGCGGTGGCCTCCACCATGCCGCTCGCCGCCCTGGCGGCCGCTGCCGAGGTTCCACCCGCGCCCCGAGCCGCCCCCAGTCCGAGCGCCACGGTGGCGGTGGCGTACCCGGCGCCGGCGACCGCGGCGGCGAAGCCGAAATCGCGCAGGGGATGGTTCGCCCTCGCCGCCGCGGCGGTCATCGTGCTGCTGCTGCTCCTCGCCATCGGCGTCAACGCGGCGGCGCACCCCCAACCGACGCTCTCCCTGTCGGCGACGACGGTTCGCGCCGGCGGCACGGTGACGGTGAGCGCCGCCCATGTGCCGGCCGGCCAATCAGGTGAGATCCAGCTGCTGAGCACGATCCACCTCTTTCCCTTCGTGGCCGGCTCCAGCGGCAACGTCAGCGTCCCGATCACGGTGCCGCGCGACATCGGCATCGGCGATCACACGGTGCGGATCTGCTGGGCCTCCCAGTGCCACGCGTCGGCGACCCTGCACGTGATCGAACCCCTGGCCCTCCGGACTCCGACCGCCGGCGCGACCCCGACGGCGACCCCGAGCCCGGGCGCCGGCCCAAGCCCCAGCCCAGGGGTGAGCGCGCCTCCGACCGCCACCACCGGCGCCAGCCCCAAGCCGGCTTCCAGCCCGAAAGCCAGTCCGACCCCGCCGCCGCCGCCCGCGCCGTCGATCACACTTTCAGCCTCAAGCGTCAAGGTCGGCGGTTCAATCACCGTCTACGGCTTCCACTTTGGACCGGGCCAGACCGCGACCATCAGCTTGATTCAGGCGACATCAACGACCGTCGGGACAGCTCCGGTCAAATCAGACGGCTCGTTCACCGCACCCGTGACGATATTGGCGGCGGTGCCCGGACCGGCGACGATTCGTGCCTGCACCAGCAGCGGATGCGCAAGCCAGGCGGTTACGGTCACGCTGACCTAGGGCGCTTTAGAAGACCTCGGCCGCGACCAGGTCGTCCAGGGTTTCGCGCCGCCGCATGACGCGCGCCTCGCCGTCCTTCAGCATCAGCACCTCGGGCCGCGGCATGCCGTTGTAATTGCTCGCCATCGCCAGGCAGTAGGCGCCGGCGGCGGGGAGGCAGATGACGTCCCCCGGCTTGAGCTCCGGCATCTCGACGTCGGTGATGAGGATGTCCGTCGACTCGCAGTACTTGCCGGCGATCGTCACCCTGCCGTCCGGTGAGCGATCCGGGTCGGATGCGAGGTAGGCCTCGTAGCGCGCGCCGTAGAGCTTGGGCCGGATGTTGTCGCCCATGCCGCCGTCGACGGCGACGTAGCGGCGGACGCCGGGGATGTCCTTGATCGAGCCGACCGTGTACAGCGCCAGGCCGGCCGGGCCGGCGATCGAGCGGCCGGGCTCGACCACCAGCTGCGGCACCTTCAGACCGCGGCGGGCGCAGCCGGCGTCGAGCGCGTGCCGGATGGTTTCGACGAAATGGCGAGGGGTCGGCGGATCGTCGTTGCGCGTGTAGGCGATGCCGAGCCCGCCGCCGGCGCCGAGCTTGCGCGGCTCGAAGCGCAGGTCGTCGCGAAGCTGAACCAGGAGGTCGAGCATGATCCGCATCGCGTCCTCGTAGGCGCCGAGGGCGAAGATCTGCGAGCCGATGTGGGAGTGAAGTCCGACCAGCTCCAGGCGCGGATGCCGCAGCGCCTTCTCCACCGCCTGCCGCGCCGCGCCCGACTCGATCGAAAACCCAAACTTCGAATCGAGCTGCCCCGTCGCGATGTGATCGTGGGTGTCGGGCTTGACGCCGGGCGAGAGGCGCAGCATGACGGGCGTCCGCCTGCCCTCGGGCACGATCTCGCGCAGCAGCTCGAACTCGTGCTCGCCGTCGATGACGATCGTGGCGCCGGCAAGGAGCGCCGCGTCCAGGTCCTCGCGACTCTTGTTGTTGCCCAGGAAGTGGATGCGATCGCCGGGGAAACCGGATTTCAGCGCCAGGTGCAGCTCGCCCGCCGAGACGACGTCCAGCCCCAGACCCTCCTCGGCCACGATGCGCAGGAATTGGGGCGAGGCGAAGGCCTTGGCGGAATACAGAACCTGGCCGCCGAAGCCCATCGCCGCGACATACTCGGCGGCTCGTTGGCGCACGGTCGCTTCGTCGTAGACGTATAGCGGCGTGCCGTGCTTGCGGGCCAGCTCGACGAGGTCGCAGCCGCCCACCTCCATCCGGCCGGCGGCATTGACCCGGTATGTCACCGGGAAGAGCAAGTTAGGTCGTCAGTTCGGGCCGGAGCCGCACGAGCCGCACGAGCCTCCGCAGCAGCCGCCGCCGCC
Proteins encoded in this region:
- the lysA gene encoding diaminopimelate decarboxylase codes for the protein MEVGGCDLVELARKHGTPLYVYDEATVRQRAAEYVAAMGFGGQVLYSAKAFASPQFLRIVAEEGLGLDVVSAGELHLALKSGFPGDRIHFLGNNKSREDLDAALLAGATIVIDGEHEFELLREIVPEGRRTPVMLRLSPGVKPDTHDHIATGQLDSKFGFSIESGAARQAVEKALRHPRLELVGLHSHIGSQIFALGAYEDAMRIMLDLLVQLRDDLRFEPRKLGAGGGLGIAYTRNDDPPTPRHFVETIRHALDAGCARRGLKVPQLVVEPGRSIAGPAGLALYTVGSIKDIPGVRRYVAVDGGMGDNIRPKLYGARYEAYLASDPDRSPDGRVTIAGKYCESTDILITDVEMPELKPGDVICLPAAGAYCLAMASNYNGMPRPEVLMLKDGEARVMRRRETLDDLVAAEVF
- a CDS encoding serine/threonine protein kinase; the encoded protein is MSIAPGTKLGQYEVQDFIGQGAMGLVYRAYHPQLERTGAVKVLQSIAPDPDTTARFRHEAQAIAQMRHPNILNVYDFGEYQGMPYMIVEYVPGGSLANRLSQGLLDQPAALRYLRGIASGLDYAHGLGVVHRDVKPANVLLETDDTPVLADFGLAKLMQGSSLKSISGVTTGTPAYMSPEQVTGSQVGPPADRYSLATIAYEMLTGVIPFDGEGVLELLYAQVHREPPLPSARNARLGPRLDAVVMRGLAKDPNARWGSCTAFVDALAAALAQAAPAAVEQTVAMAPAVASTMPLAALAAAAEVPPAPRAAPSPSATVAVAYPAPATAAAKPKSRRGWFALAAAAVIVLLLLLAIGVNAAAHPQPTLSLSATTVRAGGTVTVSAAHVPAGQSGEIQLLSTIHLFPFVAGSSGNVSVPITVPRDIGIGDHTVRICWASQCHASATLHVIEPLALRTPTAGATPTATPSPGAGPSPSPGVSAPPTATTGASPKPASSPKASPTPPPPPAPSITLSASSVKVGGSITVYGFHFGPGQTATISLIQATSTTVGTAPVKSDGSFTAPVTILAAVPGPATIRACTSSGCASQAVTVTLT